GCATTTACATTTGTTTCAACGGCAAATGCCTTTGCCCTCAGAGGAGCTAAAATCATTTTCACTGATATTCGCCCAGATACAATGAATATTGATGAAAATTTGATAGAAGCAGCAATCACCAAAAATACTAGAGTGATTGTTCCTATGCATTATGGGGGAATTGCCTGTGAAATGGAAAGTATCATGGAAGTTGCTAAAAATAATAGACTTCTAGTGGTAGAAGATGCAGCGCAAGGAATAATGGCAACATATAAAAATAAGGAGCTTGGCAGTATTGGCGATTTTGGCTGTTATAGTTTTCATGAAACAAAAAATTTCACAATGGGTGAGGGCGGAGGCCTTTTAATCAGTGAAGACTGTTTTATGAAAAAGGCTGGTATCGTCAGAGATAAAGGAACCAACCGTCAGGATTTTTTAAATCAGGAAGTTGATTTTTATTCCTGGGTGGATCTGGGGTCTTCATACCTGCCGAGCGAATTGAATGCGGCTTATCTCTATGCTCAGCTTGAAGTAGCTGAGATGATCCAAAAACAACGACTAGCTTTATGGAATAAGTATTATCAGTATTTGAAACCGCTTGAAGATGCAGGCTACATCAATTTGCCCACAGTCCCCAGAGAAGTAACTCATAATGGACATCTCTTTTATATAAAAGTGGAAAATGTGACTGTGCGGGAGGACTTGATTGACTGGTTGAAAAAAAATAATATTATAGCAGTTTTTCATTATGTTCCCTTGCACACAACTCCTGCAGGAAAAAAGTTTGGTGAATTTTCAGGCAATGATATCTATACGACCAGGGAAAGTCAGAGGCTGCTTCGTCTGCCCCTTTATTACGATCTTTCAGAGACAGATCTGGTAAAAGTTTGTGAACAGATTGAAGCGTTTTTCAAATGTCGGAAATAGGGGTACAAGATATCCCTTTTTTATATGGATTTTGTAAACACATAGTGGTTAGAATTTGAAAGTGAAGCTTGAAATTTAAAACCGGAGATATTAAAGGCTTTAATATCTTCTGCTTCAGTAAAATTATTTTCTGCCAAAAATCTAACCATTTCTCCCCGAGCCATTTTTACCATGGTCCCTTTTTCTTTAACTTTTCCGTTTATATCTTCACCAAAAGTACAGTTAATTAAATTGAAATTAGCCGGAAGATGTTTTGTTATGACTTTACTGTATTCCTTCGAGGCAAGGTTCAAAATAAAGTCAGTTTCTTGCATTAATTTTTCAGCCAGTTTACTACCCCAAAAGTCGTACAGGTTTTTAGCCTGAACTATAGAGAGTTTTGCCTGCATTTCCAAGCGATAAGGTGAAACCCCATCAAATGGCCGGACGATTCCGTAGAAGCCGGAAAGGATACGAAGATATTTTTCAAGGTATTCAAATTCGGAATCAGAAAATACATGGGGTGCAATCATCTGATATTGAATTCCCTGGTAAGAAAATATTGCTGAGGTTAATTCTCCATTTGCAGGAAAGTTTTTGAGTCTTTTAAAATTTTCTTCGGCAATAGCATCACTGCATTGCCAAAGAGCCTTTAAGTCAGCATAAGACATATTTTTAAGTTTTTTAAGAAGGACTTCTGAATCTTCGTAAAAGTCAGGTCTTTGCCTGACCGCCATACTATCAAGATCAATTTTCATTTTTTTCGCTGGTGAAATAATAATGCGCATAATTGCTCCCAAGTTAATTTTTAGAAATTATAACATTTCATGAGAAAAGGGTAAAGTGAAAGTAAATCAGTATTAAATAATTTCTACAGATGAGATGATTTGTGTTAAAATTAATTAGCATATTTGGAATATCAAAAAATTGATGGATTTTATTTGGTAATGAATTGAAAACTTTAAAATTTACTGACAAAGTAGCTTATTTTAATAAGGAGGTAGGGAATGTTTAATGAATTAGCGAAGTCTAGAAGAAGTATTCGGAAATTTAAAAAACAAAGTGTTGAGAGTGGTAAGATTCAGGAGCTTCTTAATGCAGCCT
This genomic interval from Eubacteriaceae bacterium ES3 contains the following:
- the rffA gene encoding dTDP-4-amino-4,6-dideoxygalactose transaminase; protein product: MIPFNKPLFLGNEIEYMKRAATVNHKIAGDGPFTKACTDWLQKKTGACGAFLTSSGTHALEMAALLCNIKPGDEVIMSAFTFVSTANAFALRGAKIIFTDIRPDTMNIDENLIEAAITKNTRVIVPMHYGGIACEMESIMEVAKNNRLLVVEDAAQGIMATYKNKELGSIGDFGCYSFHETKNFTMGEGGGLLISEDCFMKKAGIVRDKGTNRQDFLNQEVDFYSWVDLGSSYLPSELNAAYLYAQLEVAEMIQKQRLALWNKYYQYLKPLEDAGYINLPTVPREVTHNGHLFYIKVENVTVREDLIDWLKKNNIIAVFHYVPLHTTPAGKKFGEFSGNDIYTTRESQRLLRLPLYYDLSETDLVKVCEQIEAFFKCRK
- the yaaA gene encoding peroxide stress protein YaaA — translated: MRIIISPAKKMKIDLDSMAVRQRPDFYEDSEVLLKKLKNMSYADLKALWQCSDAIAEENFKRLKNFPANGELTSAIFSYQGIQYQMIAPHVFSDSEFEYLEKYLRILSGFYGIVRPFDGVSPYRLEMQAKLSIVQAKNLYDFWGSKLAEKLMQETDFILNLASKEYSKVITKHLPANFNLINCTFGEDINGKVKEKGTMVKMARGEMVRFLAENNFTEAEDIKAFNISGFKFQASLSNSNHYVFTKSI